A region of Nitrospinota bacterium DNA encodes the following proteins:
- the pyrR gene encoding bifunctional pyr operon transcriptional regulator/uracil phosphoribosyltransferase PyrR: MSDDGVTTDKAPIMTEEQIGRALSRIAHEILERNKGCADVALVGIHTRGVHLARRLQERLLKIEGQRVPLGTLDITLYRDDLHMGEPPRFVVGTTDIPFSVDGMKIVLVDDVLYTGRSIRAALDHLMDFGRPEEIQLAVLVDRGHRELPIRPDYVGRNVPTSRSEVVRAMLVEEDGADRVVVRDIEN, encoded by the coding sequence ATGAGCGACGACGGCGTGACAACCGACAAGGCGCCCATCATGACCGAGGAGCAAATCGGCCGGGCGCTATCCAGGATAGCCCACGAGATATTGGAGCGCAACAAGGGCTGCGCTGACGTGGCCCTGGTGGGCATCCACACGCGCGGCGTCCATCTGGCCCGCCGGCTCCAGGAGCGTTTGCTGAAGATCGAGGGCCAGCGGGTCCCCTTGGGGACGCTCGATATCACCCTCTACCGCGACGACCTTCACATGGGTGAGCCGCCGCGCTTCGTGGTGGGGACGACCGACATCCCATTCAGCGTTGACGGGATGAAGATCGTCCTTGTGGACGATGTCCTCTACACGGGCCGCTCCATCAGGGCGGCCCTCGACCATCTCATGGACTTCGGCCGGCCAGAGGAGATTCAACTGGCAGTCCTCGTCGATAGAGGCCATCGGGAGCTCCCTATTCGGCCCGACTACGTAGGGCGCAACGTCCCGACGAGCCGCTCGGAGGTGGTCCGGGCGATGCTCGTCGAGGAAGACGGCGCCGACAGGGTCGTCGTACGCGACATAGAAAACTAG